A region from the Medicago truncatula cultivar Jemalong A17 chromosome 6, MtrunA17r5.0-ANR, whole genome shotgun sequence genome encodes:
- the LOC120575892 gene encoding polyadenylate-binding protein 3 produces MKSLNYVTLNGKPIRIMFSHRDPLIRKTGFANLFIKNLETSIDNKALHETFSVFGNVLSCKVAMDSNGHSKGHGFVQFDNDQSAKNAIEKLDGMLMNDKKVYVGYFVRRQERSSPKFTNVYVKNLSESYTDEDLKQLFNPFGVITSAVIMKHENGNSKCFGFVNFQSSDSAATAVEKLNGSTTNDGKVLFVGRAQKKSEREAELKAFFEQEKLKRYEKLQGANLYLKNIDKSLNEEKLKELFSEFGTITSCKVMSDARGRSKGVGFVAFTTPEEASKAINEMNGKMIGQKPVYVSVAQRKEERKAQLQAHFSAIQVSGGNAGYHSSVQRLAPQQFYYEQGTFGLMAPQPNGYSFQPQFMSGVGTGFVTPNYLLPYHLQRQGHPGNTMGGRPAGNFQQVRQKKNQMLPRNPNQGLKYNDQNGVGMSLDPGSQMMDPSASAATSTGNHHHGPLSNNSLASALASASQENQHRMLEEHLHPLVGRLAPTIQTAKVTRMLLEMDQSEVIHLIESPEELKMKVAEAMRFLRDASQGPAVGDKLIIT; encoded by the exons ATGAAGAGTTTGAACTATGTTACTCTGAACGGAAAGCCCATTCGTATTATGTTTTCTCATCGAGACCCTCTCATTCGTAAAACTGGATTTGCAAATCTGTTCATTAAGAATCTAGAAACATCAATAGATAACAAGGCATTGCATGaaactttttctgtttttggaAATGTGCTTTCTTGTAAGGTTGCTATGGATAGCAATGGTCATTCTAAGGGACATGGTTTTGTTCAATTTGACAATGATCAGTCTGCAAAAAATGCTATTGAAAAGTTGGATGGCATGCTGATGAATGATAAGAAAGTTTATGTAGGGTATTTTGTTCGGCGTCAAGAAAGGTCATCACCTAAGTTCACTAATGTGTATGTGAAAAACCTTTCTGAATCATACACTGATGAGGACCTTAAGCAGCTTTTCAACCCTTTTGGTGTAATAACAAGTGCTGTGATCATGAAACATGAAAATGGTAACTCTAAATGTTTTGGTTTTGTGAATTTCCAAAGCTCAGATTCAGCAGCTACTGCTGTTGAGAAGTTGAATGGGAGCACAACGAATGATGGGAAGGTTTTATTTGTCGGGAGGGCTCAGAAAAAATCGGAAAGGGAGGCAGAGTTGAAAGCTTTCTTTGAGCAAGAAAAGCTAAAAAGATATGAGAAATTACAAGGTGCTAATTTATACCTGAAAAACATTGATAAGAGTCTTAATGAAGAAAAACTGAAGGAGCTGTTTTCTGAGTTTGGAACAATAACATCTTGCAAG GTAATGTCTGATGCTCGTGGACGCAGCAAGGGCGTCGGTTTTGTTGCTTTTACTACACCTGAGGAAGCGAGCAAAGCT atcaATGAAATGAATGGGAAGATGATTGGACAGAAGCCAGTATATGTTTCTGTGGCCCAACGCAAAGAAGAAAGGAAAGCTCAATTGCAG GCACATTTTTCTGCAATTCAAGTATCGGGTGGAAATGCTGGATACCATTCAAGTGTACAAAGACTTGCTCCGCAACAATTTTATTATGAGCAAGGTACATTTGGTCTCATGGCGCCTCAGCCAAACGGATACAGTTTCCAGCCACAGTTCATGTCAGGTGTGGGAACTGGCTTTGTTACTCCAAATTACTTGCTGCCATACCACCTTCAGAGGCAGGGACATCCGGGGAATACGATGGGTGGGCGTCCAGCTGGTAACTTCCAGCAAGTCCGACAGAAGAAAAACCAA ATGCTACCTCGTAACCCCAATCAAGGGCTTAAATACAATGATCAAAATGGCGTGGGTATGTCTTTAGATCCCGGAAGTCAAATGATGGATCCATCTGCGAGTGCTGCAACCTCCACTGGCAATCACCATCACGGTCCATTGTCTAACAACTCGCTTGCTTCAGCTTTGGCTTCTGCTTCTCAAGAAAATCAACATCGG ATGCTGGAAGAACATTTACATCCTCTGGTGGGTCGTCTTGCACCAACCATTCAGACTGCAAAGGTGACAAGAATGTTGCTGGAAATGGACCAGTCAGAGGTCATTCATCTGATCGAGTCACCTGAGGAGCTGAAGATGAAGGTTGCTGAGGCTATGCGATTCCTTCGTGATGCTTCACAAGGTCCTGCAGTTGGTGATAAGCTCATAATCACTTAG
- the LOC25496268 gene encoding DEAD-box ATP-dependent RNA helicase 39, with the protein MKRRITKLLSLSFSSLQSQIQNHHQPLSKSLPPTSSFSTFSNSERDSLILQQFKQRKLKGSSNSVLNSSFDDTNDEKMIQNGLKNGTMVVGGFKELGMSDELIEVMEEIGEFVPSEIQCVVIPTILDGKSLLLSSPSQHDRTLAYLLPLIQMLRRDRELLGSNSKYPRAVVLCASEEKVEQCFNAARYIIHNAEVKSAKNRASSDTEKSNSSIGLMIGTPHEILQYIEEGTIVPAELKCLVLDEADSMLGSSNLGPEINKIIRPLQHNESKSSVKRLQTIMAISTIAEVLGEDSPIVKRLERDHAGNISALSVEMEETEVFHLTESLDALKKKLEEAMNSL; encoded by the exons ATGAAAAGAAGAATCACAAAGCTTCTAAGCCTCTCATTTTCATCTCTACAAtctcaaattcaaaatcatcaccaaCCACTCTCAAAATCACTACCACCAACTTCTTCTTTCTCAACATTTTCCAACTCTGAAAGAGATTCACTCATTCTCCAACAGTTCAAACAAAGAAAACTCAAAGGGTCATCAAATTCAGttttaaattcaagttttgATGATACTAATGATGAGAAAATGATTCAAAATGGTTTGAAAAATGGTACTATGGTGGTTGGTGGCTTTAAGGAGTTGGGTATGAGTGATGAGCTGATTGAGGTTATGGAAGAGATTGGAGAGTTTGTGCCAAGTGAGATACAGTGTGTTGTTATTCCAACTATTTTGGATGGGAAGAGTTTGTTGTTGAGTTCACCTTCTCAGCATGATAGGACTTTGGCTTACTTGTTGCCTCTTATTCAG ATGCTGCGACGAGATAGAGAGTTGCTTGGTTCAAATTCAAAGTATCCTCGAGCCGTTGTTCTTTGTGCTTCAGAGGAGAAAGTTGAACAG TGTTTTAATGCTGCAAGATATATCATCCATAATGCAGAAGTGAAGTCCGCAAAGAATCGTGCTTCATCAGATACCGAAAAGTCAAATTCCTCAATTGGCTTGATGATTGGAACTCCTCATGAGATCCTTCAATACATTGAAGAGGGGACTATTGTTCCTGCTGAATTAAAATGCTTG GTATTGGACGAAGCAGATTCCATGCTTGGTAGCAGCAACCTTGGTcctgaaattaataaaattatcagACCATTACAACATAATGAATCAAAATCCAGTGTCAAAAGATTGCAAACGATCATGGCAATTTCAACTATAGCTGAG GTTTTGGGTGAAGATTCGCCGATTGTGAAACGACTTGAGCGTGATCATGCCGGAAATATTTCTGCATTGTCTGTGGAAATGGAAGAAACAGAAGTTTTTCATTTGACAGAGTCTCTGGATGCTcttaagaaaaaattggaagaagCCATGAATTCCCTTTAG
- the LOC25496269 gene encoding MRN complex-interacting protein, with amino-acid sequence MASSTLFIALQCFNCSTMQVKQKKKSSNKWNCVVCNQKQSVRKIFAQGYKAKDIRSFVQSVNMSRKSIEEDDQHQWLLAGTLNPTPEEHVRGEYEFPADFNNKKNCTTDWSLYLDNDDHRATERDEQQQHEDDFEPLVVTELPNDMLKKRKSVDNSTPRCGRRFKSPLFQNSEDAGEPVKDQRRITVLTESNSQRNSIVTSANQRTQKCKQAINTSTSKWNDYLTEDNLEHGYNKRGFNFKDTSGSWNSNDILEAITGEQRVEDDIHPDFM; translated from the exons ATGGCGTCTTCAACACTGTTTATCGCTCTTCAATGCTTCAATTGCTCCACCATGcag gtaaaacaaaagaagaaaagcaGCAACAAATGGAACTGCGTTGTGTGCAATCAGAAACAATCTGTTCGCAAAATCTTCGCTCAAGGTTACAAAGCTAAGGACATTCGCTCTTTCGTTCAATCCGTCAATATGTCCAGAAAGTCCATTGAAGAAGATGATCAACATCAGTGGCTCCTCGCCGGAACCCTAAATCCTACACCAGAGGAACATGTTCGCGGAGAATATGAGTTTCCAGCTGATTTCAACAATAAGAAGAACTGTACTACTGATTGGAGTTTGTATCTCGATAATGACGATCATCGCGCTACCGAGAGAGacgaacaacaacaacatg AAGACGACTTTGAGCCATTGGTCGTGACTGAGTTGCCTAATGACATGCTCAAGAAGCGCAAATCGGTGGATAATTCAACTCCAAGATGTGGCAGGCGTTTTAAAAGCCCACTGTTCCAAAACTCTGAAG ATGCAGGAGAGCCAGTAAAAGATCAGAGAAGAATCACAGTATTGACTGAAAGCAATTCACAGAGAAATAGTATAGTTACATCAGCTAATCAGAGGACTCAGAAATGCAAACAAGCAATCAACACTTCAACCTCCAAATGGAATGATTACTTAACTGAGGACAACTTAGAACATGGATACAATAAGAGAGGCTTCAACTTCAAGGACACTTCAGGTTCATGGAACAGCAATGACATCTTAGAGGCCATAACTGGCGAGCAAAGAGTAGAAGATGATATTCACCCTGATTTTATGTGA